A region of Candidatus Omnitrophota bacterium DNA encodes the following proteins:
- a CDS encoding GIY-YIG nuclease family protein, which produces MKSNDKSLYLGISIDINRRLKEHNRRKGGAYTRARLPVKLIYKENLPSKSKALKREAQIKGLSRKKKLELTRT; this is translated from the coding sequence ATCAAAAGTAATGATAAAAGCCTTTATCTGGGGATTAGTATTGATATTAACCGCCGGTTAAAAGAGCATAATAGACGAAAAGGCGGTGCTTACACCCGGGCGCGCCTTCCTGTAAAACTAATATACAAAGAAAATTTGCCGTCTAAATCTAAAGCTCTTAAACGTGAAGCGCAAATAAAAGGCTTATCGCGAAAAAAGAAACTAGAGTTAACAAGAACATAA